A genomic region of Persephonella marina EX-H1 contains the following coding sequences:
- a CDS encoding DUF4416 family protein — protein sequence MRKSIKALLGFGLMWNRKEFLEQAFQTINHHFGKIIEKTDHFSLEYSKYYEKEMGKDLRKIFIITDRVIDKSEIGDIKKLSMKIEDDMRIEGKRTVNIDPFYIDMDQVVVATSKYRGNRVYIGEGIFVELELWYHHGSFQPFLWTYIDYKEHIHFFNKVRNIYKKVYN from the coding sequence GTGAGAAAAAGCATTAAAGCTCTCTTAGGTTTTGGTTTGATGTGGAATCGGAAAGAGTTCCTAGAGCAGGCCTTCCAAACTATAAATCATCATTTCGGTAAAATCATTGAAAAAACGGACCATTTCAGTCTTGAATACTCAAAATACTATGAGAAAGAGATGGGAAAAGATCTGAGAAAGATATTTATAATCACAGACAGAGTTATAGATAAATCTGAGATAGGAGATATAAAAAAGCTGAGTATGAAGATTGAGGATGATATGAGAATAGAAGGGAAGAGAACAGTCAATATAGATCCGTTTTATATAGATATGGATCAGGTTGTAGTTGCAACATCTAAATACAGGGGAAACAGGGTATACATAGGAGAAGGTATATTTGTTGAGCTTGAACTTTGGTATCATCACGGTTCATTCCAGCCTTTCCTCTGGACGTACATAGACTACAAAGAGCATATACATTTTTTTAATAAAGTTAGAAATATTTATAAAAAAGTATATAATTAA
- the moaCB gene encoding bifunctional molybdenum cofactor biosynthesis protein MoaC/MoaB has translation MGFRPVDVSNKFETIRTAKAEGKIYLSPESVEMIKNNQVPKGDVLSASQMAGMLGVKRTADILPFCHNIMIDHVVVNTQLQEDGVYVTAEVKCIGRTGVEMEALTAVSAALLNVYDMLKAFDKNMVIGDIKLLEKRGGKSDYEEDLSGLRCAVITLSDTCSKGEAEDRSGKTAIDIIQNEFGGEVVHYKILPDDKDLIVKELKDLSDRVDIIFTTGGTGFSKRDVTPEATKEVIRKEMIGFSEAMRIVGIRFTPKSLLSRGVCGIIGDATLIVNLPGSTGGVKDNIRLVAPLLKHAIRMAKGEKKH, from the coding sequence ATGGGATTCAGACCTGTTGATGTATCAAATAAATTTGAGACTATAAGAACAGCTAAAGCTGAAGGAAAGATATACTTGAGTCCAGAATCTGTTGAGATGATAAAAAACAATCAGGTTCCTAAAGGTGATGTTTTATCTGCATCACAGATGGCAGGCATGCTTGGTGTAAAAAGAACAGCTGATATACTTCCCTTCTGCCATAACATAATGATAGATCATGTTGTTGTTAACACACAGCTCCAGGAAGATGGTGTTTATGTGACAGCTGAGGTTAAATGTATAGGAAGAACAGGTGTTGAGATGGAAGCTCTAACAGCCGTTTCTGCTGCTCTTTTAAATGTTTACGATATGCTTAAAGCGTTTGACAAAAATATGGTTATAGGTGATATAAAGCTCCTTGAAAAGAGAGGAGGAAAATCAGATTACGAGGAGGATCTCTCAGGTCTTAGATGTGCTGTTATAACGCTGAGCGATACATGTTCAAAAGGTGAGGCAGAGGATAGAAGCGGAAAAACAGCTATAGATATCATCCAGAATGAGTTTGGTGGAGAGGTTGTTCACTACAAGATACTCCCAGATGATAAGGATCTTATAGTTAAAGAGCTTAAAGATCTCTCAGACAGGGTTGATATCATATTCACAACAGGTGGAACAGGCTTCAGTAAAAGGGATGTCACACCTGAGGCAACAAAAGAGGTTATAAGAAAAGAGATGATAGGATTCTCAGAGGCTATGAGAATAGTTGGGATAAGATTTACACCTAAATCTCTACTCTCAAGGGGAGTATGCGGGATAATAGGTGATGCCACCTTAATAGTAAACCTTCCAGGAAGTACAGGTGGTGTTAAAGACAATATAAGACTTGTTGCTCCACTACTTAAACATGCTATAAGAATGGCAAAAGGTGAGAAAAAGCATTAA
- the hpt gene encoding hypoxanthine phosphoribosyltransferase: MEIKGRKAEVLIKEKDIKEKVKELAERISRDFEGKDILVVGILKGSFIFMADLVRELKGKVYIDFMQVSSYNTSMESSGEVIFVKDLAQDIRGKNVLIVDDIIDTGRTLKALVEALKQREPSVLKTCVLLDKKERREVDFDADYVGFVIPDKFVIGYGLDWAEEGRNLKDIYCII, encoded by the coding sequence ATGGAGATAAAGGGAAGAAAAGCTGAAGTACTTATAAAGGAAAAGGATATTAAGGAAAAAGTAAAAGAGCTTGCCGAAAGGATATCCAGGGATTTTGAAGGAAAGGATATACTCGTTGTAGGTATTCTGAAAGGATCTTTCATATTTATGGCAGATCTTGTAAGGGAGTTGAAAGGAAAAGTGTATATAGACTTTATGCAGGTATCATCTTACAACACATCTATGGAAAGCTCAGGTGAGGTGATATTTGTTAAAGACCTTGCACAGGATATAAGAGGTAAAAATGTTCTTATTGTTGATGATATTATAGACACAGGAAGAACCTTAAAAGCCCTCGTTGAAGCATTAAAACAGAGGGAGCCATCAGTTTTAAAAACATGTGTTCTTCTTGATAAGAAGGAGAGAAGAGAGGTTGATTTTGATGCCGATTATGTAGGGTTTGTTATTCCAGATAAATTTGTGATAGGCTACGGTCTTGACTGGGCAGAGGAAGGTAGAAATCTGAAGGATATATACTGTATAATTTGA
- the rimI gene encoding ribosomal protein S18-alanine N-acetyltransferase, with protein MDINIREFSESDLDEVRDIIHQNFKNPWSDRMILSANPFSYKTVAVLNNTIVGFLSGEIIYDEAHILMIAVDKNFQGRGVGKKLLIDFIDECISSGVNSVFLEVSESNKKAVRFYSDFGFYVYGIREKYYTTGEDAFLMKLNL; from the coding sequence ATGGATATAAATATAAGGGAGTTTTCAGAATCGGATCTAGATGAAGTAAGGGATATAATACACCAGAATTTTAAGAATCCCTGGTCTGATCGTATGATCCTTTCTGCAAATCCATTCAGTTATAAAACCGTTGCTGTTCTGAACAATACTATTGTCGGTTTTCTAAGTGGTGAGATCATCTATGATGAAGCCCATATTCTTATGATAGCTGTTGATAAGAACTTTCAGGGAAGGGGGGTAGGCAAAAAACTTCTCATTGATTTTATAGATGAGTGTATCTCTTCAGGTGTTAATTCAGTATTCCTTGAGGTCTCAGAAAGTAACAAAAAGGCAGTGAGGTTTTACTCAGATTTTGGTTTTTATGTGTATGGTATAAGGGAAAAGTACTACACAACAGGTGAGGATGCATTTTTAATGAAGCTGAATTTATGA
- a CDS encoding bifunctional 3,4-dihydroxy-2-butanone-4-phosphate synthase/GTP cyclohydrolase II, translating to MEFRFNSIEEAIEDIKQGKMVIVVDDPNRENEGDLVMAAEKVTPDAINFMAKEGRGLICLSMLRERLEELDIPLMTQNNTDPNGTAFCLSIDAHPKYGTTTGISAYDRAVTIKLAVSPDATPQDFVRPGHVFPLMARPGGVLERTGHTEASVDLARLAGLYPAGVICEIMKEDGTMARLPDLIKFAKKYDLKIITIADLVQYRLKREKFVVREAEAHLPTKYGTFKIYGYKNTLDGSEHVALVMGDIDPDKPTLVRVHSECLTGDIFGSLRCDCQSQLHAALKTIASEGKGVLVYMRGHEGRGIGIINKIKAYRLQEEGYDTVEANHRLGFNADLRDFGTGAQILLDIGVRKMKLMTNNPRKIVALEGFGLEVVERIPLIIEPNPYNKNYLKAKKEHLGHIFEDLKGESCSIDLDQLKEEMDSKNS from the coding sequence ATGGAGTTCAGATTTAACAGTATAGAGGAAGCTATAGAAGATATAAAACAGGGAAAGATGGTGATAGTTGTTGACGATCCCAACAGGGAGAATGAAGGTGACCTTGTTATGGCTGCAGAGAAGGTCACACCTGATGCGATAAACTTTATGGCAAAGGAAGGAAGAGGGCTTATCTGTTTATCTATGCTGAGGGAGAGACTTGAGGAACTTGATATACCACTTATGACACAGAATAATACTGATCCTAATGGAACGGCATTCTGTCTTTCTATAGATGCCCATCCAAAGTACGGAACAACTACAGGTATATCTGCTTATGACAGAGCTGTAACTATAAAACTGGCTGTAAGCCCAGATGCAACACCTCAGGATTTTGTCAGACCAGGTCATGTTTTCCCTTTGATGGCAAGACCTGGTGGTGTTCTTGAGAGAACAGGACATACGGAAGCTTCCGTTGATCTTGCGAGACTTGCAGGTCTTTATCCGGCAGGCGTTATATGTGAGATCATGAAGGAAGACGGTACTATGGCAAGACTTCCTGATCTGATAAAGTTTGCTAAAAAATACGATCTTAAGATAATAACAATAGCAGATCTAGTCCAGTACAGGCTGAAAAGGGAGAAGTTTGTAGTAAGAGAGGCTGAAGCACATCTACCAACTAAATACGGAACATTTAAGATATACGGATACAAAAATACACTTGATGGATCTGAACATGTGGCTTTAGTTATGGGAGATATAGATCCTGACAAGCCTACACTTGTAAGGGTTCACTCAGAATGTCTTACAGGAGATATATTTGGCTCATTGAGATGCGACTGTCAGTCACAGTTACACGCAGCACTTAAAACGATAGCATCTGAAGGTAAAGGTGTTCTTGTCTATATGAGAGGTCATGAAGGAAGGGGTATAGGAATAATAAACAAGATTAAAGCTTACAGACTTCAGGAAGAAGGATATGACACAGTTGAGGCAAACCACAGGTTAGGTTTCAATGCTGATCTTAGAGATTTTGGAACGGGAGCTCAGATTCTACTGGATATAGGCGTAAGGAAGATGAAACTTATGACAAACAACCCAAGGAAGATAGTTGCACTTGAAGGATTTGGTCTTGAGGTTGTTGAGAGAATACCTCTGATAATAGAACCTAACCCTTACAACAAGAATTATCTCAAGGCAAAGAAGGAGCATTTAGGTCATATATTCGAGGATCTGAAAGGTGAGAGCTGTAGTATAGACCTTGATCAGCTTAAAGAGGAGATGGACTCAAAAAACAGTTAA
- the pstS gene encoding phosphate ABC transporter substrate-binding protein PstS → MRKFLTGMVISGFITAVSFAGDVINGAGATFPYPVYAAWAYQYYKETGIRVNYQSIGSGGGVRQIKNRTVDFGASDAPLDPKKLDEYKLYQYPAIIGGVVLVVNIPGVKAGQLKLDGDTVCRIYLGDIKYWDNEKIKGMNPSLKLPHKEIKVIHRSDGSGTTAIFTTYLSQVCDDWKSKVGAGKAVKWPVGIGGKGNEGVANYVKRLKYSIGYVEFAYAKQNRLRYTKLKNSAGNFVEPSFDTFSAAGATANFDPEKHFYLWMVNAPGKNAWPIAGASFILLAREKTESNKKVNKFFDWAFKNGDETAKRLVYVPLPEELKKKIREYWKKHGIAP, encoded by the coding sequence ATGAGAAAGTTTTTAACAGGAATGGTCATATCAGGTTTTATAACTGCTGTTTCTTTTGCAGGTGATGTTATAAACGGGGCAGGTGCTACATTCCCGTATCCTGTTTATGCAGCGTGGGCTTACCAGTACTACAAGGAAACAGGAATAAGAGTAAACTACCAGTCTATAGGCTCAGGTGGTGGCGTAAGACAGATAAAAAACAGAACTGTAGATTTTGGAGCATCAGATGCTCCACTTGATCCTAAAAAGCTTGATGAGTATAAGCTTTACCAGTATCCTGCGATAATAGGTGGTGTTGTTCTTGTTGTTAATATACCGGGTGTCAAGGCAGGACAGTTAAAACTTGATGGTGATACGGTATGCAGAATATACCTTGGTGATATAAAGTACTGGGATAACGAAAAGATAAAAGGTATGAACCCTTCATTGAAGCTTCCCCACAAAGAGATAAAGGTTATACACAGATCTGACGGATCTGGAACAACAGCTATATTCACAACATACCTTTCCCAGGTCTGTGATGACTGGAAGAGCAAGGTTGGTGCAGGTAAAGCTGTTAAATGGCCTGTTGGTATTGGTGGTAAAGGTAACGAAGGGGTTGCCAACTACGTTAAAAGACTTAAGTACTCTATAGGTTATGTTGAGTTTGCCTACGCAAAACAGAACAGACTGAGATACACAAAGCTTAAAAACTCTGCCGGAAACTTTGTTGAGCCGAGCTTTGATACATTCTCAGCTGCAGGTGCAACGGCGAATTTTGATCCTGAAAAACATTTTTATCTCTGGATGGTTAACGCACCTGGAAAGAACGCATGGCCTATAGCAGGTGCTTCATTCATACTTCTCGCAAGGGAAAAAACTGAGAGCAATAAAAAGGTAAATAAATTCTTTGACTGGGCTTTTAAAAATGGTGATGAAACTGCAAAAAGACTTGTTTACGTTCCTCTACCTGAAGAGCTGAAAAAGAAGATAAGAGAGTACTGGAAGAAACATGGTATAGCCCCATAA
- the pstC gene encoding phosphate ABC transporter permease subunit PstC, with product MKKFFKLPAADLIFAVISFSAAFTIFTLIFSTIIVLYNESSLAIHKFGLLNFIFTVDWDPVREVFGAAASLYGTLVTTILALSIAIPVSIGIAIFLTEISPHFLKTPIGVAIEMLAAIPSIIYGMWGLFTLAPIMAEYIEPALQSVFGDIPVIGKLFEGTPMGVDLLTASIILSIMITPFIASISRDSFNLTPDIVKESAYALGATKWEVIKDVVIPYSKLGVYGGIVLALGRALGETMAVAFVLGNKHQITPSLLDAAATITVTLANEFTEADSDIYLSSLFYLALILFLMSFTILAVAKFFLLRAEKHYQR from the coding sequence ATGAAAAAGTTCTTTAAGCTTCCTGCTGCAGATCTGATTTTTGCTGTTATATCTTTCTCAGCTGCTTTTACGATCTTTACACTTATCTTCTCAACGATAATAGTTCTTTACAACGAATCATCCCTTGCCATCCATAAGTTTGGTCTTCTGAATTTTATATTTACTGTTGACTGGGATCCTGTAAGGGAGGTTTTTGGGGCAGCTGCAAGTTTATACGGAACACTTGTAACAACAATACTCGCCCTTTCTATAGCCATTCCTGTATCTATAGGAATAGCTATATTTCTTACAGAGATATCTCCCCATTTCTTAAAGACACCTATAGGTGTGGCTATAGAGATGCTTGCAGCTATCCCAAGTATCATCTACGGTATGTGGGGACTTTTCACACTTGCACCTATAATGGCTGAGTATATCGAGCCTGCATTACAGTCTGTATTTGGTGATATTCCTGTAATAGGAAAGCTTTTTGAAGGAACACCTATGGGTGTTGATCTTCTCACAGCAAGTATAATTCTGAGTATAATGATAACCCCTTTCATAGCAAGTATATCAAGGGATTCCTTTAATCTCACACCTGATATTGTTAAGGAGTCTGCCTACGCACTTGGAGCTACAAAATGGGAAGTTATCAAGGATGTAGTTATTCCTTACTCAAAACTTGGTGTTTATGGTGGTATAGTTCTTGCACTTGGAAGGGCTTTAGGTGAGACTATGGCTGTTGCCTTCGTTCTTGGTAATAAGCACCAGATAACACCTTCCCTTCTTGATGCAGCTGCAACAATAACAGTAACGCTTGCGAATGAGTTCACGGAGGCTGACTCAGATATATACCTCTCTTCACTGTTCTATCTTGCCCTCATACTTTTCCTTATGAGTTTTACAATACTTGCTGTTGCTAAATTCTTCCTGCTTAGAGCAGAGAAACATTACCAAAGGTAA
- the pstA gene encoding phosphate ABC transporter permease PstA — protein sequence MDLKTKRKIKGNIALFLSTAAAFMGLFWLVFIIFDVLRHGITAINLELFLEDPAPPGVPGGGLRNAFVGQFLITSVATVIGVPLGILGGTFIAEYARGTVFAKIISILSDIMVSVPSIVVGTFIYALLVKPFGHFSGWAGAAALAFIMVPVVLRTTEDMLKLVPWTLREAAFALGASYFRVIKDIVYRAAATGILTGVILAIARIAGETAPLLFTSFNNSYFTTNMNEPIASLTVTIFNYAMGPYEDWHEKAWAAAFIITVVILIVTVTSRMIIHWRYKG from the coding sequence ATGGATCTAAAAACAAAGAGAAAGATAAAGGGAAATATAGCTCTCTTCCTGTCAACAGCAGCCGCTTTTATGGGCCTTTTCTGGCTTGTTTTTATAATATTTGATGTTCTCAGACACGGGATCACAGCTATAAACCTTGAGCTTTTCCTTGAAGATCCTGCACCTCCAGGTGTCCCGGGTGGTGGTCTGAGAAATGCGTTTGTAGGACAGTTTTTGATAACATCCGTCGCAACTGTAATAGGTGTTCCACTTGGTATTCTCGGGGGAACATTTATAGCTGAGTATGCGAGGGGAACCGTTTTTGCGAAGATAATAAGTATACTTTCGGACATTATGGTCAGTGTTCCTTCTATCGTTGTTGGAACGTTTATATACGCACTTCTTGTTAAGCCTTTCGGTCATTTTAGTGGATGGGCTGGAGCTGCAGCACTTGCCTTTATAATGGTTCCTGTTGTTCTCAGGACTACAGAGGATATGCTCAAACTTGTTCCGTGGACTTTAAGAGAGGCTGCATTTGCCCTTGGTGCTTCTTACTTCAGAGTTATAAAGGATATAGTTTACAGAGCTGCAGCAACAGGAATTCTTACTGGTGTTATACTTGCTATAGCGAGGATAGCCGGTGAGACAGCTCCCCTTTTATTTACATCATTTAACAACTCTTACTTTACAACAAACATGAATGAGCCTATAGCATCACTCACAGTTACTATTTTTAACTATGCTATGGGACCTTATGAGGACTGGCATGAGAAGGCATGGGCTGCTGCTTTTATAATCACAGTTGTTATACTTATAGTCACTGTAACTTCCCGTATGATTATACACTGGAGGTATAAAGGTTAA
- the pstB gene encoding phosphate ABC transporter ATP-binding protein PstB has translation MEDKIKIEVRNFSFYYAKSDKPALKNINMPVYEKKVTALIGPSGCGKTTLLRSFNRMHDLYYGNRYEGEIIMDGRNILSDDIDLIELRSKVGMVFQKPTPFPMSIFDNVAYGLKLRGIKNRSELEARVEKALKQAALWDEVKDRLKDSATGLSGGQQQRLVIARALAVEPEVLLFDEPTSALDPISTGKIEELVVELKETVTIIIVTHNMQQAARVSDYTAFMYLGELVEFDKTDIIFTSPKKKLTEDYVSGRFG, from the coding sequence ATGGAAGATAAGATCAAGATAGAGGTAAGAAATTTCTCTTTTTACTACGCAAAATCTGATAAACCCGCCCTTAAAAATATAAATATGCCTGTCTATGAGAAGAAGGTTACAGCCCTTATAGGTCCTTCCGGCTGTGGAAAGACGACACTTCTGAGAAGTTTCAACAGGATGCATGATCTTTACTACGGTAACAGGTATGAAGGTGAGATCATAATGGACGGAAGGAATATACTTTCAGATGATATTGATCTTATAGAGCTCAGATCAAAGGTTGGGATGGTATTCCAGAAGCCAACACCATTTCCTATGAGCATATTTGACAATGTGGCTTATGGACTTAAACTTAGAGGTATAAAGAACAGATCAGAGCTTGAAGCAAGGGTGGAGAAAGCTTTAAAGCAGGCAGCTTTATGGGATGAGGTTAAGGACAGGCTTAAGGACAGTGCTACAGGTCTCTCTGGAGGACAGCAGCAGAGACTTGTTATAGCGAGAGCTTTAGCTGTAGAACCTGAGGTCCTGCTTTTTGATGAACCAACATCAGCACTTGATCCTATATCTACAGGTAAGATTGAAGAGCTTGTTGTTGAGCTTAAAGAGACTGTAACCATAATAATAGTCACACACAATATGCAGCAGGCTGCGAGAGTCTCAGACTACACAGCATTTATGTATCTGGGAGAGCTTGTTGAGTTTGACAAAACGGATATCATATTCACTTCACCTAAGAAAAAACTGACAGAAGATTATGTAAGTGGAAGATTTGGATAA
- the phoU gene encoding phosphate signaling complex protein PhoU, with translation MLIKPRLEEIRDRLIQMAEMADLMIENAVKAIIEHNPEYLKVVEELEPKVDQMEVENETLIITTIARFQPEAKYLRILVMDLFVNRDIERIGDHAENIKEQAERILTKPKLKEYVDLPVMTEIVLGMVKDAVKSLENLDTELARDVITRDDRVDALHEQIIREIYTYMVEDPKNIKVGIRLITVSSNLERVADIATNLAEEVIYMKEGKMLRHQELDKDE, from the coding sequence ATGCTTATAAAACCAAGACTTGAAGAGATAAGGGACAGGCTTATACAGATGGCTGAGATGGCTGATCTTATGATAGAGAATGCTGTTAAGGCTATCATAGAGCACAACCCTGAGTATCTAAAGGTTGTTGAAGAGCTTGAGCCAAAAGTTGATCAGATGGAGGTTGAGAATGAGACTCTTATAATAACAACTATAGCAAGATTCCAGCCAGAGGCAAAATATTTAAGAATCCTTGTTATGGATCTTTTTGTTAACAGGGATATAGAAAGGATAGGTGATCACGCAGAGAATATAAAGGAACAGGCTGAGAGGATCTTAACAAAACCTAAGCTTAAGGAGTATGTTGATCTTCCTGTTATGACAGAGATAGTTTTAGGTATGGTCAAGGATGCTGTAAAATCACTTGAAAATCTTGATACAGAGCTTGCAAGGGATGTTATAACAAGGGATGACAGGGTTGATGCACTTCATGAACAGATCATAAGAGAGATATACACATACATGGTTGAGGATCCTAAGAATATAAAGGTTGGTATAAGGCTTATCACTGTATCATCAAATCTTGAAAGAGTCGCTGATATAGCAACAAACCTTGCAGAGGAAGTTATATATATGAAAGAAGGTAAGATGCTCAGACATCAGGAATTAGATAAAGATGAATAA
- a CDS encoding sensor histidine kinase: MNNNQIDTEVILKFLDFLKEGVIVVDENQNIEYMNAYAKDILKNDIKGIDPLGKHFSEVIKNNYLYSIISYKNKRDFKEEITINDDIFLIRMYHINNKKVLHFQDITLFEIYKQAKKDFVSNVSHELKTPIAVMKGIVETLEQEEDVQTIRKFLNMAKKRIDQMDSLINDLLILAKLESKEEKLNITKADLSRIVNSIFNDLEHLSKEKNIKLINDIPEGFLIDVDQKKFDILLKNLIENAIKYNKPEGSVTVSAERKDGEILINVTDTGIGIPKESQPLIFERFYRVDKSRSRNVGGTGLGLSIVKHIAEAHNGKVEVKSEPNVGSTFTVRIPERRDG; this comes from the coding sequence ATGAATAATAATCAGATAGATACTGAAGTTATCCTTAAGTTTTTAGACTTTCTTAAAGAAGGTGTGATTGTTGTTGATGAAAACCAGAATATTGAGTATATGAACGCTTACGCCAAGGATATTCTCAAGAACGATATTAAAGGGATAGACCCTCTGGGAAAGCATTTTTCTGAGGTTATAAAGAATAACTACCTTTACTCAATAATATCCTACAAAAACAAGAGGGATTTCAAAGAGGAGATAACAATAAATGATGATATATTCCTTATAAGGATGTATCATATAAACAACAAGAAGGTTCTCCATTTTCAGGACATAACACTGTTTGAGATATACAAACAGGCAAAGAAGGATTTTGTCTCAAATGTATCACACGAGCTTAAAACACCGATAGCCGTTATGAAAGGTATTGTTGAAACACTTGAGCAGGAAGAGGATGTACAGACAATAAGAAAGTTTCTGAATATGGCAAAAAAGAGAATAGATCAGATGGACAGTCTTATTAACGATCTTCTCATTTTAGCCAAGTTAGAATCAAAGGAAGAGAAACTGAACATAACAAAAGCTGATCTTTCAAGGATAGTGAACTCTATATTTAACGATCTTGAGCATCTATCAAAGGAGAAAAATATAAAGCTCATAAATGACATACCTGAAGGATTTTTGATAGATGTTGATCAGAAGAAGTTTGATATCCTGTTAAAAAATCTTATAGAGAACGCTATAAAGTACAACAAGCCTGAAGGTAGCGTTACAGTCTCAGCTGAAAGGAAAGATGGAGAGATCCTGATAAATGTTACAGATACAGGGATAGGAATACCTAAGGAATCACAGCCTCTCATATTTGAGAGATTTTACAGGGTTGATAAATCAAGAAGCAGAAATGTGGGAGGGACAGGTCTTGGACTGTCAATAGTGAAGCATATAGCAGAGGCTCACAACGGTAAGGTTGAGGTAAAAAGTGAGCCTAACGTTGGATCAACATTTACAGTAAGGATACCTGAAAGAAGAGATGGCTAA
- a CDS encoding HAD-IIB family hydrolase: MANVVIFTDLDGTLLNHEDYSFKDAIPSLERIKKKGIPLVIVTSKTKKEVELIQKELGIEEPFIVENGAAVFFPKGYRGFNIRCDQENRYCIIKLGRDYREIRDFIEKIKDKFKIKGFGDMTVEEIVRLTDLPYDRAELAKERDFTEPFIIEDEKDIKDLEEIAEKEGFKITKGGRFYHLIGKGQDKGRAVQIVKKVFEENYGEVPLTVGLGDSRNDIPMLREVDIPILIPHINKKYESVNLPGIIKAEYPGSKGWNESIWRILNEIERGCC; the protein is encoded by the coding sequence ATGGCTAACGTGGTCATATTTACAGATCTTGATGGAACTCTTCTGAATCATGAGGACTACTCATTCAAAGATGCCATCCCATCATTAGAGAGGATAAAGAAAAAAGGAATTCCTCTTGTTATAGTAACAAGCAAGACAAAAAAGGAGGTTGAACTTATCCAGAAAGAGCTTGGTATAGAAGAGCCCTTCATTGTTGAGAATGGCGCAGCTGTATTCTTCCCGAAAGGCTACAGAGGTTTCAATATAAGATGTGATCAGGAAAACAGGTACTGCATAATAAAACTCGGAAGGGATTACAGAGAGATAAGGGATTTTATAGAAAAGATAAAGGACAAATTTAAGATAAAAGGGTTTGGGGATATGACTGTTGAGGAGATAGTGAGGCTTACAGATCTTCCCTATGACAGGGCAGAGCTTGCAAAGGAGAGGGATTTTACAGAGCCTTTTATCATTGAAGATGAAAAGGATATTAAAGATTTAGAGGAGATAGCAGAAAAAGAAGGTTTTAAGATAACAAAAGGAGGAAGGTTTTACCATCTCATAGGGAAGGGTCAGGATAAGGGAAGGGCTGTTCAGATAGTAAAAAAGGTATTTGAGGAAAACTATGGTGAAGTACCACTGACTGTTGGACTTGGGGACAGTAGAAATGATATACCGATGCTAAGGGAAGTTGACATCCCGATTCTGATACCACATATTAATAAAAAGTACGAGTCTGTTAATCTTCCCGGCATTATAAAAGCTGAATATCCAGGAAGTAAAGGATGGAACGAGTCTATCTGGAGAATACTTAATGAGATTGAAAGAGGTTGCTGTTGA